The Patescibacteria group bacterium genomic interval TTGATAAGTTTATGTGGTCAGCGCGTAAATATTGTCCGGAAGAGGAGTCGCCTCAATGCAATAAGTGTCTCTTGGAGGGGATCTGCCAGCAACGGACAGAGCTGTTTCAGCCGGTTCTTCGCACCACGGCTTATTAGTTCTCCTGCCCCGAAACTTTTCGGGGCTTTATTTTTTGGCTCAATTTTGTTAAAATAAGGATGATGGATTTTATAAATTAAAATTTATGTATAATCAAATAGATTCCAATAAACGCCGTACCTGGCTGTTAATAATTATTTTTACCGCGGTCATACTGTTTATCGGTTGGTTTATCGGTTATTATTTTAATTACGGCTATGGCACGTTGGTTATTGCGGCTGTTTTTTCTGTGGTTATGTCTTTATTCAGTTACTATGGCGGAGATCAAGTGGCTTTATGGTCAGCCAAGGCCCAGGAGATAAAAGAGGAAGACAATACTTATGTCTATCATTTGGTGGAAAATCTTTGCATTACGGCCGGCATCCCTTTACCAAAAATATATTTAATGCCGGAGCAAGCCATCAATGCTTTTGCCACCGGACGCGATCCTGCTCATGCTTCCATCGCTTTGACTGTCGGCGCAGTCAATAAGTTAAGCAAATTGGAGTTGGAGGGAGTGATTGCTCATGAGTTGTCTCACATTAAGAATTATGACATTAGATTAATGACTATTGTTATTGTTCTGGTCGGCATAATCTCTCTTTTAGCCAATTGGTTTTTACGCGGTTCATTGTTCGGCCGAGGCAGGAGCGATAATGACCGCGGTAATCCCGCTCTGTTGATTATCGGGATTATTTTGATTTTACTTTCTCCGCTGGTTGCCCAGTTGATAAAACTGGCGATTTCTCGACGCCGCGAATATTTGGCTGATGCTTCCGGCGCCTTATTGACGCGTTATCCCGAAGGCTTAGCCGGCGCCTTGGAAAAAATCGCTAACGATCAGTCAGTAATGTCTTCCGCTTCTTCAGCCACGGCGCATCTATATATTGCTAACCCCCTTAAGAATTCCAGACGACTTTTTGCCAACGCTTTTTCCACTCATCCGCCCGTGGAAGATCGGATAAGTAAATTAAAAGAAATGACTGTTTAACTTATAACTTGCAAGAAGGTTGGCCGTAAAAGTTAATGATTCAACAGTCGCCAGTCAAAATTAATTTTAAGATTTACTATGATTAAAATTTTATTCATTGCTGATATTGTAGGAAAAATCGGCCGTAACGCCGTTAAACAAGAATTACCCCGCTTGAGAAAAAAATATAAGCCAGACTTGGTTATTGCCAATGCAGAAAACCTAGCTCATGGCATCGGAGCCACACAGAAAACTATTGATGAAATGAAGGAAGTAGGGATAGACGCGTTTACTTCCGGCAATCATATTTGGGAAAAAGCCGGCAGTGATATCATGCTTGATGATGAACATAATAAGCTTATCCGTCCCGCCAATTATCCCACCAAGAAATCTGGTCGAGGACAGCTTATAATAAATATTGGCGAAAATAAGCTAATTGTGGTAAACTTAATGGGTAGAGTGTTTTTTGATTGCGGAGATAGGGAAAGGGATGCTCTGCATGATCCTTTCAAGACGCTAGATAAGATAATCAGCGAAGATCGGCGAGCCTTGTATTTGGTTGATTTTCATGCGGAAGCCACCTCAGAGAAAATCGCCTTGGCTAATTATTTTGACGGTAGAGTAACTGCGGTTTTTGGTACTCATACCCACGTGCAAACTGCCGATGAAAGAATCTTGTCCAAAGGCACGGCGTATATTTCCGATGCCGGCATGGTCGGTTATGCTGATTCTGTTATTGGCGCCGACAAACAGCAGATTTATAATTTATTTTTGAAAATCGGCCAGACCTCCAAGAAACATGACGTGCCGTCGCGTGGCCAGGCGGTATTAAACGGGATTTATCTTGAGTTAGATGAAAAGAGCCGTCGGGCTGGAAAAATAGAAAGGATAAACAAGACAGTGGAAGTAAGATAGTTCATGAAGAAAAACATAGACAGGCGGAATGAAGTAGCAAGGTAATTTTTTAATCTATTAATTAATAGAATTCAATCAGTAAAACATTTTTAAATCAAATATATGAACAAAGCAGAACTCTCTCAAAAAATTGCTGACAAGGCCGGTCTTAACAAGGCGCAAGCTGAATCGGCTTTAGAAGCATTTACGGAAATCGCCACCGAAACCATGAAAAGCGGCGGGGAAATCGTCCTGACCGGTTTCGGCACTTTTTCCGCTCGCGCTCGCAAAGGGCGAGAAGGTATTAATCCGCGCAATCCCAATGAGAAAATTGAAATTCCCACGGTTGTTGTGGCGAAATTCAAAGCCGGAAAAAACCTCAAGGATGCTTTAAAAGGCAAAGCTGGTAAAACTCAGCCGGTTGTTCCTGAATCAGCCGAGGCAGTTCCGGTACAAGAGTAAAATTAATTAAACACCCGAATTTTCAGGGTGTTTTTTATTAGCCCTGCCATAATTATTTATGGTGATTAATCTAATTTTATGATCACTCTCACAAAGACGCATCTTAAAACTTCAGCCGCATTAGTTTTGGCGGCTACTTCCGTCGCCTTATCGGTTTTGGCGACAGTCAACATTGGATCAGAGCCAAGAATTGCAACAGCTTTGTCATCTGCTTCCTATTACATCGGTTGCGATGCCTATAGTAATGACACTAATGACGGCACATCGCCAGTCACGGCTTGGAAAACTTTTTCTCGATTCAATCAGATGCAGGGGACAGTGGGATTAAGGGCAGGCGACCAGATTTATTTGCAGCGCGGTTGTACTTTTAAAGAGACATTGCAGATCGCCGCTTCCGGTTCGATTGGATCATTGATCAGTGTTGACGCTTATGGCTCGGGCAATAGTCCGATAATTGACGGCGAACAAGTCCGCCCTTGGAATGTTTTAATTTTGAACCAAAGCTATATTTCTTTGAAGAATATCAGTGTTATCAACGCCCGATCGGAAAATTCTCCTTCGGCCGGCTTGGTCGTTTATAATTCTTCTAATGTGGTTGTTGATGGAGTTTCCGCTATGAATAATTGGGGTTATGGCGGAATATATTTTCTGGCCGATGTGGCCGGAACTGGCAATGATAATGCCGTAAAAAATTCCATCGTCAACGGCACCAAGGGAACGGCTTATTCCCAAGTCAATGCTTATAATTATGGCGCTGGCATAATGTTCTACGCCAACGGATCAGATCGCGGTTTGGGCAATGAAGTTTTCAATAATCAGGCCTACAATAATGGCGCTATAGGCATTAGCTTTTCCGGTTCCAATGGCTCTATTAAGAATAATACCAGTTACAATAATGGTGACGCCGGCATTGCTCTTTATTCGGCAACTACGGCCGGCAATATTATTGAATATAATACGGTTTATGGTAACTGCCGCATTTTTGATGACCGCGCCGGCATTAATCTGTTTATGACCGGTGGCAATAATATTGTCAGATATAATAAGGTTTACGGCCAGTATGATACTTATAATAATCCCGAAGGATTAGCTATAATTATCGATCAGGGTAACAGTGGGCAGAAGTTGGGCACTCAAGGAATTCGTTTTGATGGCAGTGTCAATGGAGTTGCCGGAACCAATGGCAATGCCGTGATTTATAACGTGATTTATAACGAGGGCGATGGCATACAGCTTTATAATTTTGCTAATGTTGCGGTTTATAATAATACCGTGTATAACAGCAAACGTTTCGGTTTGGTTTTGGCTGGATCACTGATAACCGGAGCGCAAGTTAAGAATAATATTATCAGCACCATGGCGGACGGCAATACTTCCGGCAATTACAAAACTCTTTTGGGAATTGTCGGCGCTACCGGCAATACCATTAATTATAATCTTTACTATCCCAGCGGTTCCTATACTAAACCGGCCGGACAGGATGTTAATTCTTTGATTGTTGATCCTAAATTTAATAACGCTATTGCTTATGATTTTTCTCTTCAAGCAATTTCTCCGGCAATCAATAAGGGTGCAGTATTGGGTCTGACCCCCGATTATATCGGTTTGGCTGTACCGCAAGGCACGGTGCCGGATATGGGTGCTTATGAGTTCAGCGGCACGTTACCGCCGACTTGCATTGAGAATTGGTCTTGTGCTGATTGGAGTGCTTGTTCTAATGGCACGCAAGCCAGAACTTGCGTTGATAGTAATAGTTGCGGCACTACGGCGAATATGCCGGCCCTCAGTCAAGCTTGCGTCTGTACCCCGACTACCTGCGCGGTTCAAGGCAAGAATTGCGGTTCCATTTCAAACGGCTGCGGTGGAACTTTGAATTGCGGTACCTGCAATGCGGCCCAGAATTGTACGAGTAATGTCTGCGTGGCCAAGACTTGCACTAATTCCGCTTGTTGCAAAGTTAAAAATCGTACTTATCCCTATTATAACTCCTCCAAGAGAAAGTGCTGTAAGTCATTTTTTAGCTCTTCCTGCATCGCCCCGTAAAAATATTAGAATAATATAACATTGAAGTATCAGACTGCCCCGCCAGTTAGGGGAAATAAAAAGCAACCGGTTTTAACCGGTTGCTTTTTGGTATTAGAAACTGTTTAAATATTCGGTTATCACCGGTTTAATATTGGGTGCGCAATCATCAGGCAGATGGTTGATGTCAAACCACTCCAGAGCCAAAATTTCTTTTCCGGCTTGCGGGGTGCCGGTGATTTCTGCCAAATAGTGGATTAAGACAATCGCCTGAGGCAGATCTGCGCCGGTTTCCGGAATCTCATTCCAAACGATTATTGGTTTAAGCGGTTTGATCAGCTTAACTTCCGTTCCAATTTCTTCTCGGGCTTCCCGAATAGCATTCTCCTCCAGTGATGACCCGACCATGACTTTGCCGCCGCAAAACTTCCATTTAAGTTCGGAGATCGGCTTGTCGCCATGTTTGGTTAATAAAGTTTTTAGGATGCCGTCGCGCTGTTGGATAATGACCGGACCGGAGGCAATCAGGGTGGTAAAAATCCCAATTTCTCCCGGTTTGGTAGTGTTAATGCCCATATTGTTAAAAGTATTTAAGCATATAGGTTCCTTCTAAATTATAACCTAATTTTTTGTAATATTCACGTACGCCGACTCCGGCGATAATGGCGATTTTTTGATAACCTTGTCGTCGGGCTAGTTTTTCCGCTTCAGCTAGAAGTTTTTTACCCAGTCCCAGATGCTGGACCTTGCCCTCGCCCCCCAACTCTAAGGCTTGGCCGTAAGTGTGCAACTCGCGGATTAGAGAGGCGTTTTTTAATTCCGGCAAAACGGGTTGTTCCGATTTGTTCGGCAGTCGCAGACGCAAGAAAGCGTAGAGAATTTTTTCATCCGGCGACTCAAAACTCAAGAAGTACTCCGTACCCCCGTTGGCCTGATATTGTATTGTTCGCAATTTATAATTGGTAATTCGTAATTGTTTTTGGTGCCCAACTTCCCGACATCTGATGCATTTGCAAGACCAGCCGTCCTTAGCCGCTTGTTCGTTGATTAGTTGGCGTAAGTTGGTGATTTTATTGCCGGCAATAATGGATGTTTCGGGAATATCGCGGATAAGGCGAGTAATACGCACCCAGGGTGGCGTGATTCTTTTGATTTTTATCAGTAATTCAAGCAAATGTTTGGGGGTATAGGGTTTATGTTTGCCTTGTTTGTATAATTTATGCAAGTCGGCGTGTTCATTAACAACGCAAGGATAGATTTTTATCATATCCGGCAGGTAATTGCCGTCAGTATAAATTTTTTTAAACATAGCCATGTCCTTCGCCGGCGTAGAGCCGTACATGTTGGGCATCAAATGCAGATTGATTTTAAAGCCGGAATTTTTGAGCAATTTGATCGCTTCAATACTTTGTTTGGCCGTATGTCCGCGACGGTTTAACTTCAAGATTCCATCATCAGTATGCTGGACGCCCAATTCTACCCGAGTACAGCCTAATTCGCGCAAGCGTATAATCTCTTTGGGTGTGATATAATCCGGCCGGGTCTCCAGCGTTAGGCCGACACAGCGATGCTTGGCAGTCTCATTTTTGTTTTGCGCATCTTGCAGAGTTTTTGCCGGTTTGCCATTAAGCGCTTCCAAACAGCGTTTAATGAACCATTTTTGATACCGGGTAGAGTGATATGACCAGGTACCTCCCATGACGATAAGCTCTATTTTTTCCGTCTTATGGCCATTAGCTTCAAGCGCCTTAAGCCGCATCTCTACTTGGCGGTAAGGATCAAAGTCATTGAGGACCGCGCGCATCACCGCCGGCTCATTGCTCAGATATGATTTGGGCATGTTTTTTTCCGTCGGACAGAACAAACAATTGCCCGGGCAGGGCTGGGGTTTAGT includes:
- a CDS encoding NUDIX hydrolase, with product MGINTTKPGEIGIFTTLIASGPVIIQQRDGILKTLLTKHGDKPISELKWKFCGGKVMVGSSLEENAIREAREEIGTEVKLIKPLKPIIVWNEIPETGADLPQAIVLIHYLAEITGTPQAGKEILALEWFDINHLPDDCAPNIKPVITEYLNSF
- a CDS encoding M48 family metallopeptidase gives rise to the protein MYNQIDSNKRRTWLLIIIFTAVILFIGWFIGYYFNYGYGTLVIAAVFSVVMSLFSYYGGDQVALWSAKAQEIKEEDNTYVYHLVENLCITAGIPLPKIYLMPEQAINAFATGRDPAHASIALTVGAVNKLSKLELEGVIAHELSHIKNYDIRLMTIVIVLVGIISLLANWFLRGSLFGRGRSDNDRGNPALLIIGIILILLSPLVAQLIKLAISRRREYLADASGALLTRYPEGLAGALEKIANDQSVMSSASSATAHLYIANPLKNSRRLFANAFSTHPPVEDRISKLKEMTV
- a CDS encoding TIGR00282 family metallophosphoesterase, producing the protein MIKILFIADIVGKIGRNAVKQELPRLRKKYKPDLVIANAENLAHGIGATQKTIDEMKEVGIDAFTSGNHIWEKAGSDIMLDDEHNKLIRPANYPTKKSGRGQLIINIGENKLIVVNLMGRVFFDCGDRERDALHDPFKTLDKIISEDRRALYLVDFHAEATSEKIALANYFDGRVTAVFGTHTHVQTADERILSKGTAYISDAGMVGYADSVIGADKQQIYNLFLKIGQTSKKHDVPSRGQAVLNGIYLELDEKSRRAGKIERINKTVEVR
- a CDS encoding tRNA uridine(34) 5-carboxymethylaminomethyl modification radical SAM/GNAT enzyme Elp3, producing the protein MKGKQKQLADIILKIAESNPVSDKELFNIVRSISGKQKLPPPEKSALLAQYRRLIKTKRIKPNKNLERLLTKRAVRTLSGVAVVSVLTKPQPCPGNCLFCPTEKNMPKSYLSNEPAVMRAVLNDFDPYRQVEMRLKALEANGHKTEKIELIVMGGTWSYHSTRYQKWFIKRCLEALNGKPAKTLQDAQNKNETAKHRCVGLTLETRPDYITPKEIIRLRELGCTRVELGVQHTDDGILKLNRRGHTAKQSIEAIKLLKNSGFKINLHLMPNMYGSTPAKDMAMFKKIYTDGNYLPDMIKIYPCVVNEHADLHKLYKQGKHKPYTPKHLLELLIKIKRITPPWVRITRLIRDIPETSIIAGNKITNLRQLINEQAAKDGWSCKCIRCREVGHQKQLRITNYKLRTIQYQANGGTEYFLSFESPDEKILYAFLRLRLPNKSEQPVLPELKNASLIRELHTYGQALELGGEGKVQHLGLGKKLLAEAEKLARRQGYQKIAIIAGVGVREYYKKLGYNLEGTYMLKYF
- a CDS encoding right-handed parallel beta-helix repeat-containing protein — its product is MITLTKTHLKTSAALVLAATSVALSVLATVNIGSEPRIATALSSASYYIGCDAYSNDTNDGTSPVTAWKTFSRFNQMQGTVGLRAGDQIYLQRGCTFKETLQIAASGSIGSLISVDAYGSGNSPIIDGEQVRPWNVLILNQSYISLKNISVINARSENSPSAGLVVYNSSNVVVDGVSAMNNWGYGGIYFLADVAGTGNDNAVKNSIVNGTKGTAYSQVNAYNYGAGIMFYANGSDRGLGNEVFNNQAYNNGAIGISFSGSNGSIKNNTSYNNGDAGIALYSATTAGNIIEYNTVYGNCRIFDDRAGINLFMTGGNNIVRYNKVYGQYDTYNNPEGLAIIIDQGNSGQKLGTQGIRFDGSVNGVAGTNGNAVIYNVIYNEGDGIQLYNFANVAVYNNTVYNSKRFGLVLAGSLITGAQVKNNIISTMADGNTSGNYKTLLGIVGATGNTINYNLYYPSGSYTKPAGQDVNSLIVDPKFNNAIAYDFSLQAISPAINKGAVLGLTPDYIGLAVPQGTVPDMGAYEFSGTLPPTCIENWSCADWSACSNGTQARTCVDSNSCGTTANMPALSQACVCTPTTCAVQGKNCGSISNGCGGTLNCGTCNAAQNCTSNVCVAKTCTNSACCKVKNRTYPYYNSSKRKCCKSFFSSSCIAP
- a CDS encoding HU family DNA-binding protein — encoded protein: MNKAELSQKIADKAGLNKAQAESALEAFTEIATETMKSGGEIVLTGFGTFSARARKGREGINPRNPNEKIEIPTVVVAKFKAGKNLKDALKGKAGKTQPVVPESAEAVPVQE